agcagtatccaaaatgacggagGAAGCAATAATACTTACCGTGGAAAAATatccagagctttatgacaaaaatCATCAAAATGATACAAATACAGAGAGAAGACAAACATAATTTCTACATCATGCTGACGAAAATGTACCAGtcttgtcaatagcaattttttataGTTCTATAGCTCTGTCAGTTTTCAAATCGGTCACATTGCCTCTCTGTCACTTATGTACGGTTGTGTCACCGTAAAAGTATGAAAAATCACATCGTGTCAGGTGTGTGATGGCCTTAACCCTAATCCTTAACCTTAACCTGAATATAAACCCTAAACATATTCACCCATATTCATATGTAACAAATTATGAAGGATGTGTTTTGACAACAGAACATggtactgataaaaaaaaaaagaaaaacaaatcctacAGTAAAACACAGAATTAACATTACCTGaaaattacaataataacaatgtattttttattttattttaagttaccAGAAGATCCAAAGTCTAGGAGTTTAGAAGAAAGAACAGTAAGTGTGTCCTACAGTACATTAACATACTGCGATAAATTATTGCAAATTTTTTGGTTATTTCAGTCAGTGAGGCCATGTGTGCTCTGAGGAGCTCTGAGAATTGTGCCGCTTTCAGTTTGTGGGTTCTCTTATGCAGCATCGAATGTAAAATTCCAAAACAGTCCTAAAAAGATACTTAACCGGGTCATGGTAGTATGAACTTGATTCTGATAATGACTGCTGTGTATGTCTACCAGCTGTCATCCACTGGCTTCAGTAAATATATATGTAccttaatttattataaaaatacttGTAACTAGATTATTTACAtaggttttttttcccctcaaaaacTACTCTTCACAGTCACCTTAATGTTTCATAATATCACCACACAAATCACAGAAAGTATTAATACAATGTCAAAGTAAAGCTCTATGTATCCTGCTACATTCTTCaacatatatttgtatataatgttGTATTTTCCCACAGGAAAATGGTGACCATGATAACAATAGTACAATCCCAGAAGAAAAGGTAACACAAATGCATTCCAAATATATTATTTGAGTCACTATATTATTTTTAGTCATACATTCTTTTACCATGTTATAGGCTATTACAGTTATATATTCAAATTTGAAAACGTGtaacactgaattacaaaacacttacagtaccatgaaaaagtatttcccctctgcctgattttctgcatttttgcatatttttgatactgaatgttatcagatcttcaaccaaaatctaatattagataaaagggaacctgagtgaacaaataacacaacattttgatacttatttcatttatttattaaagaaagttatgcaacatccaatgcccccatgtgaaaaggTAAACgtcccttagactcaataactggttacgccacctttagcagcaataactgcaaccaaacgcttcctgtatttattgatcagtctcttaaaGCACCAtgaaggaattttggcccactccttcatgcagctTCAACTGCTttaactcggtgacatttgtgggttttcgagcataaattgctcatttcaggtcctgccacaagatctcaatggggtttaggtctggactttgactagcccattccaaaactttacatttcttgttctttaaccattctgatatagacttgcttgtgtgtttcggatcattgtcttgctgcatgacccagctgcgcttcagcttcagctcacagatggatggcctgacattctcctgtagaattctctgatacagagcagaattcatggttccttcaatgatggcaattcgtccaggtcctgatgcagcaaagcttccccaaatcatgacactaccaccaccatgcttgaccattggtatgaggttcttactgtggatgcagtgtttggttttcactagacataacggggcccatgttgaccaaaaagttcctcttttgactcatctgtccatagaacagtGTTTCAGAACTCTTGagaatcatccaggtgctttttggcaaacttgagacgagcattcatgttcttcttagtgagcagtggtttccgccttgctactctacaatgaatctcatttttgcccagagtctttctgatggtggagtcatgaacactgaccttagccgagatgAGAGAAGCctacagatccctggatgtttttctaggattctttgtgacttcctgggcgattttacgccttgctcttggagagattttggcaggacggccactcctgggaagattcacaaCTGTCCTAGACTTTtttcatttggacaatatggctcttactgtagtttggtggagccccagagccttagaaatggctttgtaaccctttccagactgataggcatcaggaatttcttttgatcgtggcatgatatgcctctagaacctgtgtactgacaacttcactctgatggtaagggacaAAGCTAGTCAGATTTGTATGGGGcagagctggcccaaatcaggcctgatttttaaCCAAAGTATTGAAACAGCTGAGTCTAATTATCCCTTTGATTGGGTTGagttaaatggggggggggggataactttttcacacctgaagattgcatgtttgattaccttgcacaccaaacaaatgaagaaCCAatcttttgtgtcattttttctctcagacttcctctatatactactaaaacccacaaaaagatctaaccaaattcaatgtgaaaaatgtacaaaaatgcagaaaatcagacagggggcaaatacttttttacggcactgtatatacataacacggcttggaaaaataacaacctctgattggttaaacagcatcacatgaccgtgtgtaTATAGAGCATATACTAtgacttgcatactaatgagctgcttcacactgaataaatcactatgcaccactgcattctaaattacgtgacaaactgccattttatttgttattgttacaaaaccactgccaaaatgagtggcatttcacttgtttcctttaatatattagggaatgaaactccacataactggtacaacaccaactttctgagtgaagacaacagtacacctgaaaaaaaatacaaataaaataaatgcaccagCAACTATCAAGAGTAGACAcacaacagtagatgaggaacaaccaattgaaacaaaacacactttaaaaaactacagcatgggctgctAATGGacttaaaagcaaaaaatatggaaataagtaaaaaataatctcaacaacataagggaatttaatgccagtgcaagaagttaaactaagaacagtattcagtctccagttttataacgttgagctggactaaacacatattttaacagtagaagttttaacatctctgctgacaacGGCTTTAAAACCAACAAGAATGAATTCCTGTGAGACATGAAAGACAaggccaaaaaaaataatatatccctttattaatttaaaaacatgaacctgatgaagacacatcAGTTTcgaaatgtgttgtttgtttgttttttataatcatgtttttaaattaataaagagttttttttttaaagaaaacaaatgagcAGGAGTTAAATAAtgaatcccaaacaaagtgaagtgttgtccaggtttgtgctggcctttatcgacagctcctggatcgtgtttagccgtctaaataatcacaaaacagcacaacaacacaacaataaacaaacaaaacactcaagatttctccacacaaaacacaggttgttccaggttgttctctaaccaaaacgaaggaacagattacatcgcttcgtcccctatttataccgtcacacaagccgctcctccaatccgcggctgccacataatttcccttcagggtcgatgagttaatgcactgaagctcctccccctttctaaatgaaaaaacttccttttaatcctaggaatgaagtgtcaggctaaacagtccagggtactctgttcccgttatttagtgccctcacaggtcggaagggagatttaccacaagaatcattgtctttctgtcacagataCATACATAATGTTTAtttgaaacaaattattaaaatccaGATATGTATTATATACTTAACTTACACCCTTAGTCACTTCTCTGAGTACGCTCTCCAACTGCTTGTCAAAAACACTTTCAAACGGCTGACCATTCATGTTCCACCCAGTAACTGTATCGATctctctgattggacagttcAAAACAACTCATTATTACTGTTGGCTCTTTTGGGCAAAAACTACCACTGGAAACAGATATCTAAACTAAGTGTTACCAACATAGTATTTATATAAGTGGAAGAAAAATATCCTGTTTCTTCATGAAAATTAAACAGTAAGTTATTACTTTGAAACAgattaattatacagtacatcgtattttttaaatgcacctaTTAGCgattacaattattattgtttatagtttgttggtatatttttttcacttaaggTTTTCTCTCGTGGAAATAACTTCACTCTACCTAGCCTGGATGAAAGTGCTGCTGGGAGTGGAGATGGAGATTCAAACAAGTGTTTGGCTGAACATTCTAATAGCACTTCTAGCAAAGACtctaacagcagttcaaatgaaaACTCCAACAGTACTTCAACTGAAAACTCCAATAGCAGTTCAGATGAAGACtctaacagcagttcaaatgaaaACTCCAACAGTACTTCAACTGAAAACTTCAGTAGCAGTTCAGATGAAGATTCTAATAGCAGTTCAAATGAAAACTCAAACAGTACTTCAACTGAAAACTCCAATAGCAGTTCAGATGAAGACtctaacagcagttcaaatgaaaACTCAAACAGTACTTCAACTGAAAACTCCAATAGCAGTTCAGATGAAGACtctaacagcagttcaaatgaaaACTCAAACAGTACTTCAACTGAAAACTCCAATAGCAGTTCAGATGAAGACtctaacagcagttcaaatgaaaACTCAAACAGTACTTCAACTGAAAACTCCAGTTCAGATGAAGATTCTAATAGCAGTTCAAATGAAAACTCAAACAGTACTTCAATTGAAAACTCCAATAGCAGTTCAGATGAAGATTCTAATAGCAGTTCAAATGAAAACTCCAACAGTACTTCAACTGAAAACTTCAATAGCAGTTCAGATGAAGATTCTAATAGCAAAGAGAATGAAGATGTCAAAGGTGGAATGAGAATTAACGACAGTCACCATGTTGATGAATTCAGTGGCGATAGCAATGATGACAATGGCATTAAAGAACCTGATAATACTGTAATCATCAATGGGGATAATCCTAACAGAATTACCGCTACTAAATTGAGTAAAGTAGAGGATATTGATGGAGATAAGAAAGATAGCAAAAAAGACAAGTTCCACTATGATATTTACAGTTTTGACAAAGAAGGTAAACTCCATACACATAATAGAGATAATGTATTGTTTGACTGGTCTGGAAACAATAATTCCCACAATGACAAAGTAAAGAATATTGCTGATAACCTCCCTGAAAAAGCAGACCACTATGAGTTTGATGATGAAGGAATGCAAGGTGATGACCCCAACGGAGTTGATAGCAGTCACTCCACTGATACCACTTCTGCTAACAGTGACTCTAATGATGCATGCAGCTCTAGTGATTCCAATGACTCTTCAGACTCTAGTGATTCCAGTAAGTCATGCAGCTCTAGTGATTCCAATGACTCATCGGATTCCAGTGATTCCAACTCAAGTGATTCCAGTGACTCATGCAACTCAAGTGATTCCAGTGACTCTTCAGATTCTAGTGATTCCAGTAAGCCATGCAGCTCAAGTGATTCAAGTGATTCTAGTGACTCGTCAGATTCCAGTGATTCAGGCTCCAGTGACTCCAGTGATTCTAATGCTTCTAGTGATTCCATCTCAAGTGATTCCAAGGATTCCAGTGATTCCGGCTCAAGTGATTCCAGTGACTCATGCAACTCAAGTGATTCCAGTGACTCTTCAGATTCTAGTGATTCCAGTAAGCCATGCAGCTCAAGTGATTCAAGTGATTCTAGTGACTCGTCAGATTCCAGTGATTCAGGCTCCAGTGACTCCAGTGATTCTAATGCTTCTAGTGATTCCATCTCAAGTGATTCCAAGGATTCCAGTAATTCTGGCTCAAGTGATTCTAGTGACTCATGCAACTCAAGTGATTCCAGTGACTCTTCAGATTGTAGTGATTCCAGTAAGTCATGCAGCTCAAGTGATTCAAGTGATTCCAGTGACTCATGCAGTTCAAGCAAATCCAGTGACTCGAGCAATTCCAGTGACTCATCTGATTCCAGCGACTCATGTGACTCAAGTGATTCAGACAATAGCAGCAGCagtaaggaaaataaataaaatggcaaaaacGATGATGATTTTAAGAAGGGGTTTCATAGAAAATGCTAATGTAGCATAGGTATTTCACACCTGCAAATACAGGGTGTGTAAATTAAGCATTACTGTCTAAGGTATTTATttcagaataccaaacagtaggcttcattcttaaaatgtaatgacatgtctttggatgcacagaattaaaagacagtatttaggaATCACATTGGAAACACTTGTATTCGTCTATTCGGCAAAgccattataaataatacaaaacagactGCACTGTAAATGCttatcatgttaccatttacttcccatctcagcataattatgtgttccatttaaaatgtttacaacatcaaaaacataaccaagataaaactataatatgtAACAATGATAAAcgtgtttttattaaagccaacataaaaagtATCCAACgggactctgtataactttcTGTTACTTTGCACTTTTTGTAGACTCTTGACTTTTCTTCcagcttttttcttttgcaagaaagaaatgtatccatttcaaacaTTGAAAACATTCAAGCAGAGGCTATTGCTAAATGCAGCTgcgcctaataaataaaacaaaaaccgcagaagtatgagtattgtgattattatttatgtttaccttTACCTTATACatctaaaaaatacagaaacactgtAATTCACTGATACATCACGAGCAGCACTGAGCGCTCTCCATAATCACAATCTCCAGATATCTGCTACACATATATCTCAGAGTCAATATCCACGCAATCAAAATCGCACATGCTTACAGGTGGAAAATATGGACATGATAGATTTTGTGGGTTTTTTCATCTGCGGTTCTCACtatgagctgctaaacaaagattaaataattatacatagTGGTTTAGAGAATATGTAATACTGTTAAAACATCAATTCAGGAtaattcttttcttttacttttatttgtgcatttctgagtcgtcctgcgtacccctatgacccttagaagtgcCCCCAGTTGAAAACCCCCGTTTTAAAGTAAGCAGTCTGAAATTCAGTTTTTTCTTTCACAACAAACATccactacaaaacaaataacctTACTGCATATTAATTagcatttagatttgttttaaattaacctAAAAAGAGGAATTATTCTTGAAAGGGGTAATAACCAAGTGAAGGCTACCACAAAATATGTTTACTGCTTATCACCATCACAGCCATTTCACAAGCCTTACTATGTTGACAAAGTTTCCCAGACTTTATTATCTTTCaaatatactacagtatacattAACTTCCAGTTTCAGACCCTTGTGATTCTTACCTTCCACGTGCATGTGGGTTCAGGTGTAAAGTGTTGTTAAAACCTGTACAAGAAGTGACTTTATTTTGTGGTAGAAAAATAATGggctttaccaaaaaaaaaaaaaaaaaaaaaactatcaacagAAAATGAGAAGGAACTTAGGAATTTAAGAATACCATTTTTAAGGCTTGGTTATGACCCCTAGAAAAAGACCTTCTACCTCCAACCATACTGTAGTGTTCTACTCATTGCAGCACCTACATGACAGTACAGTGAATAAAGCTCATGCCCTATGAGCAAACTATTACATTTCCAGGCCCCATTTAACATGTAGAGTAGATGGTCACCAAACACATTTTGTCCCAGTACAATAATGCATTTCAGCTTATTAACATACATCCAGCTGGATTggcaaaaccacaacaaaaccaCAGTGTATTGATTTTAATTGGAAGGTAACATGCTGCCACCTGTTGGCAGGCCCCTGGATATTTTAGTCTAGTTTTAGACATTGTTACACATCGCTGGCACATTTCCCTAAACGGTTATGAATTACTACAGTGGTGTTAAAAGACTAGATACTGTAAATGGTGTGGAACAGCTGTGAAACAGTTTCATTCTTTAACATATTGCTTTTACCAACGTGTACCCCCATCTGATTAAATAAAGACCACCACACAAAGCAGACAACATTATCCAACTATGTTATCAAAACTGCAACTGGCAATTAGCATAGGAGTGTATTCAAAACTGGAAGTAATAATAACTGACATATCAGTAAAGCCAAAACGGTGATGACTGATCTTAAATATGGCATGACATAGCTAATGTAATCTTTTGCTTCTGACTCCATGATAAGTACTACTAGGCTCTGTGGATTGAAGCCCAGATTGTTACATTGGTGTCACAGAAGGACACGAATCATCCTGAACTTGTGTGCAGAAGCACAAGGACATGTTTAAGACTGACAAGCAGAAGTGTAGCATGCCAGATGTCAAGTTGTGACATGATTGACTCCTAAAGTTAAGATGAGGTGATGCAATAAGAGGCTTTTTAACTGCTCTATAATCAAGTCTCTTTTGTGGAAGTGTTCAGTTGAGGAGTGTAGGGTTGCTGCGGCTCACCCAGCACCCAACTTGTCTACAAAATCTAAAACAGTGCCCACAAGATTGTCACAATATGTTCAGTGACAAACCATAAATATCACTTGTAAAAACGCTCAGGGATTGTACTGATGCTAGAGttacatacatttttacacaagCTCCCTGATGTattgacaaaataaatgtatagaagTGTCAAATGAATATTCCATagtatgtgttgtgtgttggaTATAAATAAATTTCATGGGGCATGAGCTGGTATGTAAGGATAGGGCATAGACAACAGAAAGAGCAGTTAGTAGGAGAGATTGCTGCTGATGGAACGGACTTAGGACAGAGGAGCGGGCAAAGCAGGATAGAAAGGTGTTTGCTCACTGAGGGTGATGTAGCCAAAGCATCCAGGGTCGAAGCCCAGCTACAGAAAAACATATACAAGCGTTAACACTCGAAGAGCTGACCCTCGGGAGAGGAAATCAGTCCTGGGCGCCAGCACACGAAATGGAAGAAGGGAGCTGCCCCTCGGGAGAGTAGGGTACCCAGCATCCCTTCTGTAAAGGGACACTCATTAAACCCCGTAATTGACCGGCCGAGACTCTGCGCTGCCCGGGACCTGAAGTAACGAGAAAGCATgcaggttagtatgggacttgaGCACTGGAAGCATAAAGCGGCCATGTCCCGAAGAGAGGAATGGACAGAACAGAACCTCTCTAGGTGAGTTAAGATAAGCGCTTGCACTGCGATAGGATAATGTGGAAGTGGGTTCGCTCTGAGGTCGgtgaagtgagatcacttgcccgcCAGAGGGACCAATGCGAAAGACATGTGCGAAAAAGTagtggaggggaggaggaggacaaCGAAAACATTAGACAGCGGGAGTGCAGGTGAATTAGAGTAATTAGAGATCCCCAGCTACACACCCCCTGAACTGCGCTAcactatataaaaacatacataaataaatattgagcaTTTTGATTCAAGACAACAAAACTGTCTCTAAAGAGGTACTAACTTAATCCGCAGGGTATGCCTGTAGCCTGATTGTTCCATCATTAAGCAGTTTTTCACTTTATTTGCCCATTTTTAAGTATCAATTAAAGCCCACTCAAAACAACTTTAATTAGATGTTATTTTGAAAGACAGCTccttaaaaagaaataataacacacatgcacacatgtatactaaaaaaaaaaaccttcactgaCCTAATGTAGAATCAGTGATTGCAATATTATCCATATAATCCTTTTAAGTTCAAGCAATGTTTGTGTCAGCACCAGAACTTCCACTTATTGAAGGGTTGAGATGATGTTGATGAGTCATCTTCATGCCAAAGATCTAAATACTGTAGTTTAGGGTAGTTAATGGTCAGCAGTAAGCTCTGGAAAAGACCATGGATGGAAAGAAGGTTTTCACTGGATGGAGATTCTGCTGCTAAAGTGACCAATAAGTAGAACTAATAGTGTTGTCCTATGAACCGTATTAAAATAAGTATAACAAATTAGCAAACtgaatgatttagatttttcacGGTATATAATTGGCAAAACATATAAAGAGCATGCACATGTAATTGTTGTGTATTcttgatatggccagaggttaaaaaaatgtggcactgaaacagttcatttttactggacacTATCTATAATGGAATTTTAATGAGAGAATCATAGTGTATAGCAGTGTGCCAACTATCAAGTGTGTGGTCTTATCATTAATCATACACTAGCTGTCTAAGTAacctattgtgtttttttatgccAATCAAAAGCTCATCATCTctgcaaggttgccccaattgtttttactaacttggtttgtgtttttgatgcaagttcgatccgcttttattgtgtctgaaaaacacaagccaagggTTTATGGAAGGATTTACTGACAAAACACAGCCTCAATGTGTTATCTGTGGTAAAATACTTGAAAATAACAGCATGAAGCTGAGCAAATTAAAAAGACACCAGGAAACCAAACACCCGGAATCTGTAAGTAAAGATCATAACTactttttaagaaagaaagaaattgcaaTTGCAAACAAAGCAATTAGTATAAAGGCTGCTTTTGAAAAAGTAGGGAGCGAAGGCCACAGAAGCTTCTTTTTGCTATTTACTtttaattgcaaaaacaaaaaaaccacacactatCAACGAAGAGCTGATCAAACCAGCCTGTATTCAAATAATCGAGAAAATGAGTGGACTGCAAATGGCAAATAAGATTAAAATGATTCCAGTATTAGACAATACAGCGAAAGACAGGATAAACAAAATGGCCGTAAACTGCGAGACAACACTCGTACAAAAATTATAGATGACACAATTTGCTATCCAGTTGGATGAAACAAACACAGTGGCAGATGAGGTGGTCCTGTTCGTGTATGTGCAGTAAATCAACAAAGCTGAACTAAAGCAGGATATCTTAATGTCTACAAATCTTAACACCACAATTATAGGTGAGGATATTTTTCATGAAGTTGACCGTTACTTTACAGCGTACAACCTGTCATGTGAAAACTTTCTTGCATGTTGTTCTGATGGGGCAGCCACTATGATGGGAAAAATTAAGGGATTCAATAGTCGCTTAAAACAGAAAGCTCCTAACTGCGTAATATTTCATTGCATGTTTCATCGGCAGGCACTATCAGGTAAAAATCTGTGTGAGGACCTCAATGAAATGCTGAGCACTGTAGTTAAAACTATATTAAAGGTCGGTCACTTACCAATCAACTCTTTGCTGAGATGTGTGAAGATGAAGCTCACCAAATGCTCATATTTCACAACGAAGTTCGATGGCTTTCATGTGGGaaagtgttagtttgttttgttgaaCTCAAAGAAAAGGGCAAAAAGTTTTTAGAACTACATTAATCTGCTTGATTGACTCAGCTAACTGAAAAGTTTCTAATTAAAACTGCGTACCAAGTAGACATTTTGTCTTTTCAATGAAACAAATCAAAGGTTACAAAGGGCTGAAACAAACATATTGCAATGCAAGGAAGCAAATGATGCTTTTATTCAAAAACTGGACTTACTAATTCCCAAACTTGAGAAATGAGACCTTACTCAGTTTCCTTTGTTAACAAAAGAACTTCAGGGCAAACAACACGTGGATCTCCTTGTGATGTCTATCAACCACATAAAAGCACTTCAAAAGGAACTCAAATCAAGGTTCTCAGACTGGAAGACTTTTCTAAAGATATATGGATGTtggaccttttttaaaaaatagaaggaAGTGGTGTACCTGAATTGTGAAGATGAACTTATAGATCTCCAAGAAAATTCTCTATGCAAATGATACTTTCAGGAGTATGGCTACCGAAAATTCTGGCTTGCTAAGAGAGCAAATATTTTGCTCCCAAATTAACTTTGCATGCAACCACTAGAATCCTTCTCCCTCTTGTAACCATATACCTGTCAGAGACTGCATTCAGTACACTGGTGAGCATCAAAACCAAAGCTTGTAACAGACTAGATGTGCACAGTGATTTTTGACTTGCTGTTACAAATATAACGCCAGACATCTCAAAGTTTGTAAAGGATCTTCAAGCTCAGGGTTCTCACTAATGGTAACGGAACAGGTCTGTGTCATTTTGATACATTCACTTTTGCactattgtttatatatatataatgtgtaatcTGCAGTACATAGTCTATACTGTAAGTAGGCTACTGCAAGTGTATATTTAATGCAGGGAGAGGGGGTGCAAAGAAATTTCAGAGAAAGCTGCTTCTGCCATTGAAGTCTGAGACGCCACCTGTTTTTGTTTGCAGTCAGCTAAGAATAGTGCTCTTCAATGAAAAGATCAATAAAACTTGACTTACAGAGGGGTTTCTATGAGGCTTCTCGGTTCTCTGTTCACAGGTTTTTGCCATATATACCAAAGCTGTATTAAAGACCAGACATGTGTTGAATGTGATTAAACAGATTGCAAAGACTTGTGTTTGACTTTATGCATTAAGTAGTGTCTTGTTGGCAGTTTACAGGGTGATAGCAGGGAAAGAAATGCATGCTTCTAGCCGGTTGTGGTTCTtataaacattttagaaaactTCAAGGCAAAAAAGTGTGAAAAAGAAAGGCTGGTCCCATATGTGAAAACATTTAACTGAGGAAGAAACACATTTTGGAttcttgtaaaaataataataataataataataataataataataataataataataatacaaataataataataaagaagcagAATCAATGCTGTGGCTTCCAGTTGTGTTCTCTCAGAACTCTGCATTTTCTCAGTGCACACAACTAAttaaattagaaatacaaaaaaaaacaagacaaggcCGACCTCTCTGATTCACTCTAAGTGAACACGATACCTGCGTTGcttttgcaccagtcttcaccaaactCCTGGTTTATCGGCTACAGTCCAATAAACTCTCAATTTTATACACATGTTTAAAtcctttc
The sequence above is a segment of the Polyodon spathula isolate WHYD16114869_AA chromosome 2, ASM1765450v1, whole genome shotgun sequence genome. Coding sequences within it:
- the LOC121326685 gene encoding dentin sialophosphoprotein-like — its product is MAERQVEIREWMWVRGGKGEEMKREAMGGDEGLGGRYTPDTTRQAKVCSDTTKGIESLLLISIFHTKSSTRVFSRGNNFTLPSLDESAAGSGDGDSNKCLAEHSNSTSSKDSNSSSNENSNSTSTENSNSSSDEDSNSSSNENSNSTSTENFSSSSDEDSNSSSNENSNSTSTENSNSSSDEDSNSSSNENSNSTSTENSNSSSDEDSNSSSNENSNSTSTENSNSSSDEDSNSSSNENSNSTSTENSSSDEDSNSSSNENSNSTSIENSNSSSDEDSNSSSNENSNSDDPNGVDSSHSTDTTSANSDSNDACSSSDSNDSSDSSDSSKSCSSSDSNDSSDSSDSNSSDSSDSCNSSDSSDSSDSSDSSKPCSSSDSSDSSDSSDSSDSGSSDSSDSNASSDSISSDSKDSSDSGSSDSSDSCNSSDSSDSSDSSDSSKPCSSSDSSDSSDSSDSSDSGSSDSSDSNASSDSISSDSKDSSNSGSSDSSDSCNSSDSSDSSDCSDSSKSCSSSDSSDSSDSCSSSKSSDSSNSSDSSDSSDSCDSSDSDNSSSSKENK